A single genomic interval of Siphonobacter curvatus harbors:
- a CDS encoding Crp/Fnr family transcriptional regulator — protein sequence MREPLTALIQTILQTVPLTEADRTLIGTLFQPWSLKKGDYFVQQGQVCPCVGFIDRGLLRYFVNQDGDEKIYSFGLENDFVCDYESFLSQRPCRRAIQAIEDTSLIIISPANLQRLFTELTHGERFGRIVTEQIYVQTMGQLVSLYTDSAESRYQAFLEHYPTLSTRITQYHIASYVGVKPQSLSRIRARWAGKPYTRLSSPE from the coding sequence ATGCGTGAGCCGCTGACTGCTCTTATTCAAACGATCCTTCAAACCGTACCACTCACTGAAGCCGATCGTACGCTGATTGGAACCTTATTCCAGCCCTGGTCACTGAAAAAGGGGGATTACTTCGTCCAGCAAGGACAGGTATGCCCCTGCGTTGGTTTCATTGATAGGGGCTTACTGCGGTATTTTGTCAATCAGGATGGCGACGAAAAGATTTATAGTTTCGGTTTGGAAAATGACTTTGTCTGCGACTACGAAAGCTTTCTTTCACAACGGCCCTGCCGCCGGGCCATTCAGGCTATCGAAGACACCTCGTTGATCATCATCTCTCCGGCGAACCTCCAACGTTTATTCACCGAATTGACCCATGGCGAACGCTTTGGCCGAATCGTGACCGAGCAGATTTACGTCCAGACGATGGGACAGCTCGTCTCTCTGTATACCGACTCTGCCGAGTCCCGTTATCAGGCCTTTCTAGAGCACTATCCAACCCTTTCAACCCGGATTACCCAATATCACATTGCTTCTTACGTAGGAGTCAAACCCCAGTCGTTAAGCCGGATTCGGGCCCGCTGGGCGGGTAAGCCTTATACCCGTCTTTCTTCACCTGAGTGA